The proteins below come from a single Serratia fonticola genomic window:
- the glmS gene encoding glutamine--fructose-6-phosphate transaminase (isomerizing): MCGIVGAVAQRDIAEILLEGLRRLEYRGYDSAGLAVVDNEGNVSRLRRVGKVQKLAEAAEQQDLHGGTGIAHTRWATHGEPSEANAHPHVSDYIAVVHNGIIENYEPLREQLIARGYHFSSETDTEVIAHLVHWEQKQGGTLLEVVQRVIPQLRGAYGTVVMDSRDPSVLVAARSGSPLVIGRGVGENFIASDQLALLPVTRRFIFLEEGDVVEVTRRTVSIFDKQGNAIERPEIESQVQYDAGDKGAYRHYMQKEIFEQPMALKNTLEGRFSHGKIDLSELGPHADELLSKVQHVQIIACGTSYHSGMVARYWFESLAGVPCDVEIASEFRYRKSAVRPGSLIITLSQSGETADTLAALRLSKELGYLGSLAVCNVAGSSLVRESDLALMTKAGTEIGVASTKAFTTQLAVLLMLVARLGRLKGMAESVEHDIVHGLQALPARIEQMLSLDKSIEALAEGFSDKHHALFLGRGDQYPIAMEGALKLKEISYIHAEAYAAGELKHGPLALIDADMPVIVVAPNNELLEKLKSNIEEVRARGGQLYVFADQDAGFVSSEGMTIIPLPHVEDIVAPIFYTVPLQLLSYYVALIKGTDVDQPRNLAKSVTVE; this comes from the coding sequence ATGTGTGGAATTGTAGGTGCAGTAGCGCAACGTGATATCGCCGAGATCCTGCTGGAAGGTTTACGTCGCCTGGAATACCGGGGCTATGACTCAGCGGGTCTTGCCGTGGTGGATAACGAAGGTAACGTCAGCCGTTTACGTCGTGTCGGCAAGGTACAAAAACTGGCTGAAGCGGCAGAGCAACAGGATCTGCATGGTGGTACCGGGATTGCCCATACCCGTTGGGCGACGCACGGTGAACCTTCAGAGGCGAACGCGCATCCTCATGTTTCAGATTACATCGCGGTAGTGCATAACGGCATTATCGAAAACTACGAGCCGCTGCGCGAACAGCTGATTGCGCGTGGTTATCACTTCAGTTCTGAAACCGATACCGAGGTGATTGCTCACCTGGTGCATTGGGAACAGAAACAGGGCGGTACGCTGCTGGAAGTGGTTCAGCGTGTGATCCCGCAACTGCGTGGCGCTTATGGCACCGTGGTGATGGACAGCCGCGATCCGAGCGTATTGGTGGCTGCCCGTTCAGGTAGCCCGCTGGTGATTGGCCGTGGCGTGGGCGAGAACTTCATTGCTTCCGACCAACTGGCTCTGCTGCCGGTAACCCGCCGCTTTATCTTCCTGGAAGAAGGCGATGTGGTAGAAGTGACCCGCCGCACCGTCAGCATTTTTGACAAGCAGGGTAATGCGATTGAGCGCCCAGAGATCGAATCTCAGGTGCAATACGACGCCGGTGACAAAGGCGCATACCGTCATTACATGCAAAAAGAGATTTTTGAGCAGCCAATGGCGCTGAAAAACACCCTTGAGGGGCGTTTCAGCCATGGCAAGATCGACCTGAGTGAGCTTGGCCCGCACGCTGACGAACTGCTGTCAAAAGTGCAGCACGTGCAGATCATCGCCTGTGGGACTTCTTACCACTCGGGGATGGTGGCTCGTTACTGGTTCGAGTCGCTGGCCGGTGTGCCTTGTGACGTAGAGATTGCCTCCGAATTCCGTTATCGCAAGTCAGCGGTACGTCCAGGCAGCCTGATCATCACCCTGTCTCAATCTGGTGAGACCGCCGATACGCTGGCAGCACTGCGCTTGTCCAAAGAGCTAGGGTACTTAGGTTCTCTGGCCGTGTGCAACGTGGCGGGTTCTTCGCTGGTGCGTGAATCCGATCTGGCGCTGATGACCAAGGCCGGTACCGAAATCGGCGTTGCCTCCACAAAAGCCTTTACCACACAGCTTGCTGTGCTGTTGATGCTGGTGGCGCGTCTTGGCCGGCTGAAAGGGATGGCGGAAAGCGTAGAGCATGACATTGTGCATGGTCTGCAAGCCCTGCCTGCGCGTATCGAGCAGATGCTGTCACTGGATAAGAGCATCGAAGCGCTGGCGGAAGGTTTCTCTGACAAGCATCACGCACTGTTCCTTGGCCGTGGCGATCAATACCCGATCGCTATGGAAGGGGCGCTGAAGCTCAAAGAGATTTCCTATATCCACGCAGAGGCGTACGCAGCCGGTGAGCTTAAGCACGGCCCGCTGGCGTTGATCGATGCCGACATGCCGGTGATCGTGGTTGCGCCTAACAACGAGCTGTTGGAGAAGCTTAAATCCAATATCGAAGAGGTGCGTGCCCGTGGTGGTCAGCTGTATGTGTTCGCCGATCAGGATGCCGGCTTCGTCAGCAGCGAAGGGATGACCATCATCCCACTGCCGCACGTGGAGGATATCGTCGCACCGATCTTCTACACCGTGCCGTTGCAGTTGCTGTCTTACTACGTTGCCCTGATCAAAGGCACCGATGTGGATCAGCCACGTAACCTGGCGAAGTCCGTTACCGTGGAATAA
- a CDS encoding GNAT family N-acetyltransferase, with amino-acid sequence MEQVNQWQRLQVTLLQQPGMIANLQTSMTEYQQDGFWIPATVNDYVPGNCYVVSPLALIVDYARDEIIKIDNGALRALCNGLTLLLKWPLVLAYVDRLQVLNNQCLSTNMTSSHWQTLDTDALRQQALQRYPQHTLMIRSLNDQQTPELLAQLSQQGWLPIVSRQVYCLDDPIRWWGKINARRDDKLLHQVGWEFKRLSADDPEQMQCAERLYNQLYLEKYSRQNVQFTTGYLSQASQLGVLQLYGLFHQQQMVGVLGMVQLEQTVTVPIVGYRTELPASLALYRRLIAFALRYAMEHKLFLNLSSGAPDFKRVRGCQPVIEYSMVYVRHLNVYQRGVWALISWLSLKVYQPLLKRYQL; translated from the coding sequence ATGGAGCAGGTTAATCAGTGGCAGCGCCTGCAAGTGACCCTGTTGCAACAGCCAGGCATGATCGCCAATCTCCAGACGTCGATGACCGAGTATCAACAGGATGGCTTCTGGATACCGGCGACGGTCAATGATTACGTGCCCGGTAATTGCTATGTGGTTTCCCCGCTGGCTCTGATCGTTGATTACGCGCGGGATGAAATTATCAAAATCGATAACGGTGCGTTGCGGGCGCTGTGCAACGGGCTGACGCTGTTGCTGAAATGGCCCTTAGTGCTGGCATACGTCGATCGGCTCCAGGTGCTGAATAATCAGTGTCTTTCCACCAATATGACCAGCAGCCACTGGCAAACCCTGGATACCGATGCGTTGCGGCAACAGGCATTACAGCGTTATCCCCAGCATACTTTGATGATCCGTTCGCTCAATGATCAGCAGACCCCCGAGCTGTTGGCGCAGCTCTCCCAGCAAGGTTGGCTGCCTATCGTCAGCCGTCAGGTTTATTGCCTGGACGATCCTATACGCTGGTGGGGTAAAATCAACGCGCGCCGGGATGACAAACTGCTGCATCAGGTGGGATGGGAGTTCAAACGGCTGTCGGCCGATGATCCCGAGCAGATGCAGTGTGCCGAACGCCTCTATAACCAGCTCTACCTGGAAAAATACAGCCGCCAGAATGTGCAGTTTACCACCGGTTATTTATCTCAGGCCTCGCAGCTTGGCGTGTTGCAACTGTACGGTTTGTTCCACCAGCAGCAAATGGTGGGGGTGTTGGGAATGGTTCAGTTGGAACAGACGGTAACGGTGCCGATCGTCGGCTATCGGACGGAATTACCCGCATCATTGGCCTTATATCGTCGTCTGATCGCCTTTGCGTTACGCTACGCTATGGAACATAAGCTGTTCCTCAATTTGAGTTCTGGCGCGCCAGATTTTAAGCGGGTTCGCGGTTGCCAACCGGTGATTGAATACAGCATGGTTTATGTCCGGCACCTGAACGTTTATCAGCGTGGCGTGTGGGCGCTGATTTCCTGGCTTTCCCTCAAGGTCTATCAGCCGTTATTGAAGCGCTATCAGTTATGA
- the pstS gene encoding phosphate ABC transporter substrate-binding protein PstS, with protein MKLMRTTVASIVAATFSLASVSAFAAASLTGAGATFPAPVYAKWADSYQKETGNKVNYQGIGSSGGVKQIIANTVDFGASDAPLSDEKLAADGLFQFPTVIGGVVLAVNIPGIKSGELTLDGQTLGDIYLGNIKKWNDPAIVKLNPGVKLPDQAIAVVRRADGSGTSFVFTSYLAKANVQWKEKIGAGSTVNWPTGLGGKGNDGIAAFVQRLPGSIGYVEYAYAKQNNLAYTKLVSADGKAVSPTEESFSAAAKGVDWSKTFAQDLTNQKGDNVWPITSTTFILVHKEQKKPEQGAEVLKFFDWAYKTGAAQASDLDYAALPAEVVEQIRAAWKTNIKDSSGKALF; from the coding sequence ATGAAACTGATGCGTACCACCGTCGCCAGTATTGTGGCAGCGACTTTCTCTTTGGCCTCTGTGTCCGCCTTCGCTGCTGCTAGCCTGACCGGTGCAGGTGCGACATTCCCCGCTCCGGTGTATGCCAAGTGGGCAGATTCTTATCAGAAAGAAACCGGCAACAAGGTTAACTATCAGGGGATCGGCTCCTCTGGTGGTGTGAAGCAAATCATCGCCAACACCGTTGACTTTGGTGCTTCTGATGCCCCGCTGTCCGATGAAAAACTGGCTGCGGACGGCCTGTTCCAGTTCCCTACCGTGATCGGTGGCGTGGTACTGGCGGTGAATATTCCGGGCATCAAATCCGGTGAGCTGACTCTGGATGGTCAAACCCTGGGTGATATCTACCTGGGCAACATCAAAAAATGGAATGACCCGGCGATCGTTAAACTGAACCCGGGCGTCAAGCTGCCGGATCAGGCTATCGCCGTGGTACGTCGTGCTGATGGTTCCGGGACTTCTTTCGTCTTCACCAGCTATCTGGCCAAGGCTAACGTGCAGTGGAAAGAGAAAATTGGTGCAGGCTCAACCGTTAACTGGCCAACCGGCCTGGGTGGCAAGGGCAATGACGGCATCGCCGCGTTCGTTCAGCGTCTGCCAGGCTCTATCGGCTATGTTGAATACGCTTACGCCAAGCAGAACAACCTGGCCTACACTAAATTAGTGTCTGCCGATGGCAAAGCGGTTAGCCCAACCGAAGAGAGCTTCAGCGCCGCAGCCAAAGGTGTGGATTGGAGCAAAACCTTCGCGCAGGACCTGACCAACCAGAAAGGCGACAACGTCTGGCCAATCACCTCCACCACCTTCATCCTGGTGCACAAAGAGCAGAAGAAGCCTGAGCAGGGCGCAGAAGTGCTGAAGTTCTTTGACTGGGCTTACAAGACCGGTGCCGCACAGGCCAGCGATCTGGATTATGCCGCCTTGCCTGCCGAAGTGGTTGAGCAAATCCGTGCTGCCTGGAAGACCAACATCAAAGACAGCTCCGGTAAGGCCTTGTTCTAA
- the pstC gene encoding phosphate ABC transporter permease PstC, whose product MAEYKPTMKAPGKNGDIIFSALVRLAALITLLLLGGIIVSLIIASWPSMQKFGFAFLWTKEWDAPAEQFGALVPIYGTVVTSVIALIIAVPVSFGIALFLTELAPNWLKRPLGIAIELLAAIPSIVYGMWGLFVFAPLFAQYFQTPVGEVLSGIPIVGELFSGPAFGIGILAAGVILAIMIIPYIAAVMRDVFEQTPVMMKESAYGIGCTTWEVIWRIVLPFTKNGVIGGVMLGLGRALGETMAVTFIIGNTYQLDSFSLFMPGNSITSALANEFAEAESGLHTSALMQLGLILFVITFIVLALSKLMVMRLAKREGR is encoded by the coding sequence ATGGCTGAGTACAAGCCGACCATGAAAGCACCGGGTAAAAACGGTGACATCATCTTCAGCGCGCTGGTCAGACTGGCGGCGCTGATTACCCTATTGTTGCTGGGTGGCATCATCGTTTCGCTGATTATCGCCTCCTGGCCAAGCATGCAGAAGTTTGGTTTTGCCTTCCTGTGGACCAAGGAGTGGGATGCGCCAGCCGAACAGTTTGGTGCGCTGGTACCGATCTACGGCACGGTCGTCACCTCGGTGATTGCATTGATTATCGCCGTGCCGGTCAGTTTTGGTATTGCCCTGTTCCTGACCGAGTTGGCCCCTAACTGGCTCAAGCGCCCATTGGGGATCGCGATAGAGCTGTTAGCGGCGATCCCGAGCATCGTTTACGGCATGTGGGGCCTGTTCGTATTTGCCCCGTTGTTCGCCCAATATTTCCAGACCCCCGTGGGGGAAGTGTTATCCGGGATCCCGATCGTCGGCGAGCTGTTCTCCGGCCCGGCATTTGGTATCGGTATCCTGGCTGCCGGGGTGATCCTGGCCATCATGATTATTCCTTACATTGCGGCGGTAATGCGCGATGTGTTCGAACAAACCCCGGTGATGATGAAAGAGTCGGCCTATGGTATCGGCTGCACTACCTGGGAAGTGATCTGGCGCATTGTGCTGCCGTTCACCAAAAACGGCGTGATCGGCGGTGTGATGCTTGGCCTGGGGCGCGCCCTGGGGGAAACCATGGCGGTGACCTTTATTATCGGTAACACCTACCAGCTCGACAGCTTCTCGCTGTTTATGCCGGGCAACAGCATCACCTCGGCGCTGGCTAACGAATTCGCCGAAGCGGAATCCGGGCTACATACCTCTGCGTTGATGCAGCTTGGGCTGATCCTGTTTGTGATCACCTTTATCGTCCTGGCGCTGTCGAAGTTGATGGTGATGCGCCTGGCCAAGCGTGAGGGCCGCTAA
- the pstA gene encoding phosphate ABC transporter permease PstA, whose amino-acid sequence MATMDMQNPVALAESRRKMQAWRRQKNRLALFLSMATMVFGLFWLVWILFSTITKGIDGMSLALFTEMTPPPNTAGGGLANAIAGSGLLILWATIFGTPLGIMAGIYLAEYGRKSWLAEVIRFINDILLSAPSIVVGLFVYTVVVAKMEHFSGWAGIIALALLQIPIVIRTTENMLKLVPDTLREAAYALGTPKWRMISAITLKASVSGIITGVLLAIARIAGETAPLLFTSLSNQFWSTDLMQPIANLPVTIFKFAMSPFAEWQQLAWAGVLLITLCVLLLNILARVIFAKKKHS is encoded by the coding sequence ATGGCAACGATGGATATGCAAAACCCGGTAGCACTGGCGGAAAGCCGCCGTAAAATGCAGGCCTGGCGTCGGCAGAAAAACCGTCTGGCGCTGTTCCTGTCGATGGCGACTATGGTCTTTGGCCTGTTCTGGCTGGTGTGGATACTGTTCTCGACCATCACCAAGGGCATCGACGGCATGTCGCTGGCACTGTTTACCGAAATGACGCCGCCGCCGAATACCGCGGGTGGTGGTCTGGCTAACGCCATCGCCGGTAGCGGCTTGTTGATCCTGTGGGCGACCATCTTCGGCACCCCACTGGGGATCATGGCGGGGATCTATCTGGCGGAATACGGCCGTAAATCCTGGCTGGCGGAAGTGATCCGCTTTATCAACGATATTCTGTTATCCGCACCGTCGATCGTCGTGGGCCTGTTCGTGTACACCGTGGTGGTAGCGAAGATGGAACACTTCTCCGGTTGGGCCGGGATTATTGCACTGGCCCTGTTGCAGATCCCGATCGTGATCCGCACCACCGAAAACATGCTCAAGCTGGTACCGGACACGCTGCGTGAAGCGGCCTATGCGTTGGGGACACCGAAGTGGCGCATGATTTCCGCCATTACGCTGAAGGCGTCGGTCTCCGGCATTATCACCGGCGTGCTGCTGGCGATTGCGCGTATCGCCGGGGAAACCGCCCCGTTGCTGTTTACCTCGCTGTCGAATCAGTTCTGGAGCACCGACCTGATGCAGCCGATCGCCAACCTGCCGGTCACCATTTTCAAATTTGCCATGAGCCCGTTTGCCGAATGGCAACAGCTGGCCTGGGCCGGGGTGTTGTTGATCACCCTGTGCGTACTGTTACTGAATATCCTGGCGCGTGTGATTTTCGCCAAGAAAAAGCATTCATAA
- the pstB gene encoding phosphate ABC transporter ATP-binding protein PstB, translating to MVDSTSSSKIQVRDLNFYYGKFHALKNITLDIAKNKVTAFIGPSGCGKSTLLRTFNKMYQLYPEQRAEGDILLDGQNILTDNQDIALLRAKVGMVFQKPTPFPMSIYDNIAFGVRLFEKLSRADMDERVQWALTKAALWNETKDKLHQSGYSLSGGQQQRLCIARGIAIRPEVLLLDEPCSALDPISTGKIEELISELKSDYTVVIVTHNMQQAARCSDSTAFMYLGELIEFSDTDTLFTAPQKKQTEDYITGRYG from the coding sequence ATGGTTGACTCTACTTCCAGCAGCAAAATTCAGGTACGCGATCTGAACTTTTACTACGGCAAATTCCATGCGCTGAAAAACATCACGCTGGATATCGCCAAGAACAAGGTGACCGCGTTTATTGGCCCGTCTGGCTGCGGTAAATCGACGCTGCTGCGGACCTTCAACAAGATGTACCAGCTCTACCCCGAGCAGCGTGCCGAAGGCGATATCCTGCTGGATGGGCAAAATATCCTGACGGATAACCAGGACATCGCGCTGCTGCGTGCCAAGGTGGGCATGGTGTTCCAAAAGCCAACGCCGTTCCCGATGTCGATTTACGACAACATTGCCTTCGGCGTGCGCCTGTTCGAGAAATTGTCCCGTGCGGATATGGACGAGCGTGTCCAATGGGCGCTGACCAAGGCGGCACTGTGGAACGAGACCAAGGACAAACTGCACCAAAGCGGTTACAGCCTGTCCGGTGGCCAGCAGCAACGCCTGTGCATTGCGCGCGGCATTGCCATTCGCCCGGAAGTGCTGTTGCTGGATGAGCCTTGCTCGGCGCTGGATCCTATTTCCACCGGCAAGATTGAAGAGCTGATCAGCGAGCTGAAGTCTGACTACACCGTGGTGATCGTGACCCACAATATGCAGCAGGCGGCGCGTTGTTCCGACTCCACCGCATTTATGTATCTGGGTGAGTTGATCGAGTTCAGCGATACTGACACTCTGTTTACCGCGCCACAGAAAAAGCAGACCGAAGACTACATTACTGGCCGCTATGGTTGA
- the phoU gene encoding phosphate signaling complex protein PhoU has translation MDNLNLNKHISGQFNAELEHIRTQVLTMGGLVEQQLTDAITAMHNQDGELAKRVIEGDAKVNMMEVAIDEACVRIIAKRQPTASDLRLVMAIIKTISELERIGDVADKICRTALEKFSHQHQPLLVSLESLGRHTVQMLHDVLDAFARMDLDEAIRIYREDKKVDQEYEGIVRQLMTYMMEDTRTIPSVLTALFCARSIERIGDRCQNICEFIFYFVKGQDFRHIGGDALDKLLSDGKDEKKA, from the coding sequence ATGGATAACCTGAATTTAAACAAACACATTTCCGGCCAGTTCAACGCTGAACTTGAGCACATCCGCACCCAGGTGCTGACCATGGGCGGGCTGGTGGAGCAACAACTGACCGACGCCATTACCGCGATGCATAACCAGGACGGTGAACTGGCCAAACGGGTGATCGAGGGTGATGCCAAGGTCAATATGATGGAAGTGGCGATCGACGAGGCCTGCGTGCGCATCATTGCCAAACGCCAGCCGACCGCCAGCGACCTGCGCCTGGTGATGGCGATCATCAAGACCATTTCCGAGCTGGAACGCATCGGCGACGTAGCGGACAAGATCTGTCGCACCGCCCTGGAGAAATTCTCGCACCAGCATCAGCCATTGCTGGTCAGCCTGGAGTCACTGGGCCGCCACACCGTGCAGATGCTGCATGACGTGTTGGATGCCTTTGCGCGTATGGATCTGGATGAAGCGATCCGGATTTACCGCGAAGACAAGAAGGTCGATCAGGAATATGAAGGCATCGTGCGTCAGTTGATGACCTATATGATGGAAGATACGCGCACCATTCCGAGCGTGCTGACGGCGCTGTTCTGTGCCCGCTCTATCGAGCGTATCGGCGATCGCTGCCAGAATATTTGCGAATTTATCTTCTACTTCGTCAAAGGCCAGGATTTCCGCCATATCGGTGGCGATGCGCTGGACAAGCTGTTGTCAGACGGTAAAGACGAGAAAAAAGCGTAA
- a CDS encoding ABC transporter substrate-binding protein, which yields MKQRVLALSLLASLTSLATGVAHADKLDDIQKAGVVRIAVFDSNPPFGYVDPQSKKLVGYDVDVAEAIGKALGVKVELRATNPANRIPLLVSKKVDLIAANFTITDERAKEVNFSVPYFATGQKFIAHKGVLKTPEDIKKLRIGADKGTVQEITLREHYPTAKVISYDDTPLAFVALRNGNVQAITQDDAKLVGLLGNLPAAQKADFEISPFSITKEYQGVGIPKGEDRLTATVNDTLIKLEKDGDAVKIYDRWFGPETKTAQPRGDFKIGPLDQQPKA from the coding sequence ATGAAACAGCGCGTCTTAGCCTTATCTCTGTTAGCCAGCCTGACCAGCCTTGCCACCGGTGTGGCACATGCCGATAAACTCGATGATATTCAAAAAGCTGGCGTGGTGCGTATTGCGGTATTCGATAGCAACCCACCGTTTGGTTATGTCGATCCGCAGAGCAAAAAACTGGTGGGTTATGACGTGGACGTGGCCGAAGCCATCGGTAAGGCGCTGGGCGTCAAGGTTGAACTGCGCGCCACCAACCCGGCTAACCGCATTCCTTTGCTGGTATCCAAAAAGGTTGATCTGATCGCGGCCAACTTCACCATCACCGACGAGCGTGCCAAAGAGGTGAATTTCAGCGTGCCGTATTTTGCTACCGGCCAGAAATTCATTGCCCATAAGGGCGTGCTGAAAACTCCTGAAGATATCAAAAAACTGCGCATCGGCGCGGATAAAGGCACGGTGCAGGAAATTACCCTGCGTGAGCACTACCCAACGGCCAAGGTGATCTCTTACGACGATACCCCACTGGCGTTTGTTGCCCTACGTAACGGTAACGTTCAGGCCATCACCCAGGACGATGCCAAGCTGGTTGGCCTGCTGGGCAACCTGCCCGCTGCGCAAAAAGCCGACTTTGAAATCTCTCCGTTCAGCATCACCAAAGAATATCAGGGCGTTGGTATCCCGAAAGGCGAAGATCGCCTCACGGCTACCGTTAACGATACCTTGATCAAACTGGAAAAAGACGGCGATGCGGTGAAGATTTACGATCGCTGGTTCGGCCCGGAAACCAAAACCGCCCAACCGCGTGGCGATTTCAAGATCGGCCCGTTGGATCAGCAACCTAAAGCCTAA
- a CDS encoding amino acid ABC transporter permease translates to MNLQQLSDWLLAPQYLSWLWNGFLMTLWLSACAGLAATLLGFGLAAMRDSSLRPLSWLAVAYSALFRNTPLLVQLFFWYFAAGQILPSFAMQWLNTPHQLGFLDWPSFEFLAGFFGLTLYSTAFIAEEIRSGIRGVASGQKYAAYALGLTGWQSMRYVVLPQALKIAFPPLLGQYMNVIKNSSLTMAIGLAELSYASRQVETETLRTFQAFGVATVLYIAIIALLEGWGMWRQQRKPLGGH, encoded by the coding sequence ATGAATCTGCAACAACTCTCAGACTGGCTGTTGGCGCCGCAGTATCTGAGCTGGCTATGGAATGGCTTCTTGATGACCTTATGGCTGTCGGCCTGTGCCGGGCTGGCGGCAACGCTGCTGGGTTTTGGCCTGGCGGCGATGCGGGACAGCAGCCTGCGCCCGTTAAGCTGGCTGGCGGTGGCCTACAGCGCGCTATTTCGCAATACTCCTCTGCTGGTGCAACTGTTCTTCTGGTATTTCGCCGCAGGGCAGATCCTGCCTTCCTTCGCCATGCAATGGCTGAATACCCCCCATCAGTTAGGCTTTCTCGACTGGCCCTCTTTTGAATTCCTGGCGGGCTTCTTCGGCCTGACGCTTTATTCCACCGCGTTTATTGCCGAAGAGATCCGCTCCGGTATCCGTGGCGTCGCCAGTGGACAAAAGTATGCAGCCTACGCGCTAGGGCTGACCGGCTGGCAATCGATGCGTTATGTGGTGTTGCCCCAGGCGCTGAAAATCGCTTTCCCGCCGCTGCTGGGGCAGTACATGAACGTGATTAAGAACTCATCGCTGACCATGGCGATCGGCCTGGCTGAGCTGTCTTACGCTTCGCGCCAGGTGGAAACCGAAACTCTGCGGACCTTCCAGGCGTTTGGCGTGGCAACGGTGTTGTATATCGCCATCATTGCCCTGCTGGAAGGCTGGGGCATGTGGCGTCAACAGCGTAAACCGCTGGGGGGGCACTAA
- a CDS encoding amino acid ABC transporter permease, translating into MDFTVIQENLGYLLWGTFPDGSLGGAALTLAISLMAGLASAILGTLLGVALAMSRGVLAGVLAMVLGFFRAIPVIMLIFWTYFLLPIVFGVDIPEITTVVCALALIASAYLAHAVKAGIVAIGAGQWQAGLSLGLNRWQVLRMIVLPQALRMMVPSFINQWISLIKDTSLAYIVGVGELTFLATQVNNRSMVYPMEVFLFVALVYFIFCLTLDVLANGLNKRLSPQTKALKRSWRWWRNRPPLPAS; encoded by the coding sequence ATGGACTTTACCGTTATCCAGGAAAACCTGGGTTACCTGCTGTGGGGCACCTTCCCGGATGGGTCTTTGGGCGGTGCTGCGTTGACGTTGGCGATCAGCCTGATGGCCGGGCTGGCGTCGGCAATTCTGGGTACGCTGCTGGGTGTCGCGCTGGCGATGTCGCGTGGGGTGCTGGCTGGGGTATTGGCGATGGTGCTCGGTTTTTTCCGCGCCATCCCGGTGATCATGTTGATTTTCTGGACTTACTTCCTGCTGCCAATCGTGTTTGGCGTCGATATCCCGGAAATTACCACCGTGGTGTGCGCGCTGGCGCTGATCGCCTCGGCCTATCTGGCCCATGCGGTAAAAGCGGGCATCGTGGCTATCGGTGCAGGGCAATGGCAGGCGGGGTTATCGCTCGGTTTAAACCGTTGGCAGGTGCTGCGGATGATCGTCTTGCCGCAGGCGCTGCGCATGATGGTGCCTTCGTTTATCAACCAGTGGATCTCGCTGATTAAAGACACTTCGCTGGCGTACATCGTCGGCGTGGGTGAGCTGACCTTCCTGGCTACTCAGGTCAATAACCGCAGTATGGTTTACCCGATGGAGGTGTTCCTGTTTGTGGCACTGGTCTATTTCATCTTCTGCCTCACGCTGGACGTGCTGGCGAACGGGCTGAACAAACGCCTTAGCCCGCAGACCAAAGCGCTAAAACGCAGCTGGCGCTGGTGGCGTAATCGCCCGCCGCTACCGGCTAGTTAA
- a CDS encoding YagU family protein, translating to MKISALFIRTEPSRRRYGVALFVGIIGGILSAFVKWGAEVPLPPRTLSDGRAEFNPPYLFLRDYLGIDPTGTVYTFSEHIINPVMVTHVIFSLVFAIGYCLVAEVFPKIKLWQGVLAGIIATVAVHGISFPLLGLTPPLSMLPFDEYLSEILGHIFWFWVIEIVRRDLRNRITHEPDAEVPLGSYR from the coding sequence ATGAAAATTAGTGCGTTATTTATTAGAACGGAACCAAGTCGGCGGCGGTATGGCGTTGCCTTGTTTGTTGGCATTATTGGCGGGATCCTCTCTGCTTTTGTCAAGTGGGGGGCAGAGGTTCCGCTACCGCCAAGAACCCTGAGTGATGGTCGGGCTGAATTTAACCCGCCTTATCTTTTTTTAAGAGATTATCTTGGGATAGATCCAACCGGTACGGTATATACCTTTTCTGAGCATATTATTAATCCGGTTATGGTTACGCACGTCATATTTTCGCTGGTCTTTGCTATCGGTTACTGCTTGGTTGCCGAAGTTTTTCCAAAGATCAAACTTTGGCAGGGGGTGTTGGCGGGTATCATTGCCACCGTTGCCGTGCATGGCATTAGTTTCCCTCTGCTTGGTTTGACTCCCCCACTTTCAATGCTGCCATTTGATGAGTACCTTTCTGAAATTTTGGGGCATATATTTTGGTTTTGGGTGATTGAGATAGTTCGTCGGGACTTACGTAACAGAATTACTCATGAGCCTGACGCCGAAGTCCCGCTGGGATCTTATCGTTAA